A genomic stretch from Pelotomaculum schinkii includes:
- a CDS encoding ABC-F family ATP-binding cassette domain-containing protein — protein sequence MVLLQAVQIAKSFGAHKVFSGLSLTVQEGEKAGIVGVNGAGKSTLLKILTGHLAPDTGEVTRVRDLSLSYLAQGGGLDSEKSIWNEMLTVFTPLIDMEKQIRDMEKQMEDASPVDESVNRQLLENYDNLSALYKSRGGFTYEASIRSVLSGLKFSDMDLATPVNTLSGGQKTRLALARCLLGEPDLLILDEPTNYLDMDNLAWLEQYLQSYRGAVLVVSHDRYFLDALAKVIYELTPAGLTRYTGNYSAFIQQKAVLLEQQLKNYTRQQSEIARQEEFIRRNMAAKDTTKRAQSRLKSLEKMERLERPGQERRVALSFNVVRPSGMEVLKVQNLGVGYTDLTLAHGLDFQINRGERVALVGPNGIGKSTLLKTIAGLLPSLEGQVTLGSHVQIGYYDQEQQGLSGDKQVLHELWDRYPSLDEVDIRTVLGRFLFRGDEVKKYVRDLSGGEKSRLTLAALMLQKANLLLLDEPTNHLDLPAKEVLEEALDGYPGAILFVSHDRYFINKTATRVLELTTDGLSSYLGNYDYYLFKKSEREQLENENRCTSAEPAREESAEKKQYLQKKEEERQKRMRRRRVEDLEQAIADLEENISRLEAELFLPEVYQDYQACRKRQEEIEEARRQLNDHMEKWLSLVEG from the coding sequence TTGGTCCTGTTGCAGGCGGTACAAATAGCAAAATCTTTCGGCGCTCATAAGGTCTTTTCCGGTCTCAGCCTTACCGTACAGGAAGGCGAGAAGGCCGGTATTGTCGGAGTCAACGGAGCAGGCAAATCAACCCTTTTAAAGATATTAACCGGCCACCTGGCGCCGGACACGGGGGAAGTGACCAGAGTCAGGGATTTGTCGTTGTCCTACCTGGCCCAAGGTGGCGGTCTGGATTCGGAAAAAAGCATTTGGAACGAGATGCTGACTGTTTTCACACCCCTTATTGACATGGAAAAACAAATCAGGGATATGGAAAAACAGATGGAGGACGCCTCACCGGTTGATGAAAGCGTCAACCGGCAACTACTGGAGAACTACGACAACCTCTCGGCGCTTTATAAGAGCCGGGGAGGTTTCACCTATGAGGCCAGCATCCGCTCGGTCTTAAGCGGGCTCAAATTTTCCGATATGGACCTGGCTACTCCGGTCAACACGCTGAGCGGCGGGCAAAAGACCCGGCTGGCCCTTGCCCGCTGCCTGCTGGGGGAACCAGATTTATTAATATTGGACGAGCCCACTAATTACCTGGACATGGACAACCTGGCCTGGTTGGAGCAGTACCTGCAGTCCTACAGGGGAGCGGTGCTGGTGGTATCTCACGACCGCTACTTCCTCGATGCCCTGGCTAAAGTTATATATGAACTAACCCCTGCCGGGCTAACCCGCTATACCGGCAACTACAGCGCGTTTATTCAACAAAAAGCCGTTTTGCTTGAGCAGCAGCTAAAAAACTATACCCGGCAGCAGAGTGAAATTGCCCGCCAGGAGGAGTTCATCCGGCGCAATATGGCCGCCAAGGATACCACCAAAAGGGCTCAGAGCCGCCTCAAGTCGCTGGAAAAGATGGAGCGTCTGGAACGCCCGGGCCAGGAGCGCCGGGTAGCCCTATCCTTTAACGTTGTGCGGCCCAGCGGCATGGAGGTGCTGAAGGTTCAAAACCTCGGCGTCGGTTATACGGATCTCACCCTGGCCCATGGCCTGGATTTTCAAATCAACAGGGGCGAGCGGGTAGCCCTGGTCGGCCCCAACGGGATCGGCAAATCCACCCTGCTCAAAACCATTGCCGGCCTGCTCCCTTCTCTGGAAGGGCAGGTAACACTGGGCAGCCATGTTCAGATCGGCTATTACGACCAGGAGCAGCAAGGGTTGAGCGGGGACAAGCAGGTCCTCCACGAGCTCTGGGACCGGTATCCCAGCCTGGACGAGGTGGATATCCGCACGGTGCTTGGAAGATTTCTGTTCCGCGGCGACGAGGTCAAAAAGTACGTGAGAGACTTAAGCGGCGGTGAAAAATCCCGGCTCACCCTGGCAGCCTTAATGCTGCAGAAGGCCAACTTATTGCTTCTGGACGAGCCGACCAACCACCTCGATCTGCCTGCCAAGGAAGTACTGGAGGAGGCTCTTGACGGCTACCCCGGCGCTATCCTGTTTGTGTCACACGACCGGTACTTTATCAACAAAACGGCAACCAGGGTGCTGGAACTCACAACTGACGGCCTGTCCAGCTACCTTGGGAACTACGATTATTATCTCTTTAAAAAATCAGAGCGGGAACAGCTAGAAAACGAAAACAGGTGTACCTCGGCTGAACCGGCCAGAGAAGAAAGCGCTGAAAAAAAACAATATCTCCAGAAGAAGGAAGAAGAGCGGCAAAAACGCATGCGCCGCCGCCGGGTTGAGGACCTTGAGCAGGCAATCGCCGACCTCGAAGAGAACATTTCGCGCCTTGAGGCGGAACTGTTCCTGCCTGAAGTCTATCAGGACTACCAGGCCTGCCGGAAGAGACAGGAAGAGATCGAAGAAGCCCGCAGGCAGCTTAACGACCATATGGAAAAATGGCTCAGCCTGGTGGAAGGTTAA
- a CDS encoding C40 family peptidase: MPDTNWGAVNAPATVLWSAPGKLRDYDELILRENNDPAGWSAGMDPALRLWLVGKADTMALYGEPVVILERHGAWLKVAAVEQKTRLNGQGYPGWAPAAHIVNSPAYLDALKNLPRIVVVKKTAPIYLDEALTQAAGEAPYQTRLPLLRENSGFVEVRLPNGGNGYLAGEDVKAESALTFSRSGIVSEARKFLGLPYLWAGTASYGFDCSGFTMRLYQSQGITIPRDADEQALAGTAVARQDLLPGALLFFAAKGGVGQIHHVGMYIGDGMMIHSPNSTSTVRVEAMDSGPYGDEYWGARRYSP, translated from the coding sequence ATGCCGGATACCAACTGGGGAGCGGTTAACGCGCCTGCCACAGTACTCTGGTCCGCACCAGGCAAGTTGCGGGACTATGACGAACTGATTTTACGGGAGAACAACGACCCGGCCGGCTGGTCTGCCGGTATGGACCCGGCGCTGCGCCTCTGGCTCGTCGGTAAGGCAGATACAATGGCGCTTTATGGCGAGCCGGTAGTCATCCTGGAACGCCATGGCGCATGGCTTAAAGTTGCAGCAGTTGAACAAAAAACCAGGCTTAACGGACAAGGTTACCCCGGCTGGGCGCCGGCTGCGCATATTGTCAACAGCCCTGCCTACCTTGATGCTCTGAAGAATCTTCCCAGAATTGTTGTGGTTAAAAAAACAGCTCCGATTTACCTGGACGAGGCGCTTACCCAGGCTGCCGGTGAAGCGCCTTACCAGACCAGGCTGCCCCTGTTGCGAGAGAATAGCGGGTTCGTAGAGGTCCGCCTTCCCAACGGCGGGAACGGGTACCTGGCCGGAGAAGACGTCAAAGCGGAATCTGCTTTGACCTTTTCCCGCTCCGGTATCGTCAGTGAGGCCAGGAAATTCTTAGGGCTCCCCTATCTTTGGGCCGGTACCGCCTCTTACGGGTTTGATTGTTCCGGCTTTACCATGCGGCTGTACCAGTCACAGGGCATAACCATACCGCGGGACGCCGACGAGCAAGCGCTTGCAGGGACAGCCGTTGCCAGGCAGGACCTGCTGCCGGGTGCTCTGCTCTTCTTCGCTGCCAAGGGCGGCGTGGGACAAATTCACCACGTGGGTATGTACATCGGCGACGGCATGATGATTCACTCGCCCAACAGCACTTCGACGGTACGGGTAGAAGCTATGGACAGTGGTCCTTATGGGGATGAATACTGGGGAGCTCGCCGTTACTCGCCATAG
- the thrC gene encoding threonine synthase codes for MLYESTRGEFRKVSSAEAIKLGIAPDGGLFVPSEIKKISASKLAEMTGSTYQDKAGIILKDYLSDFTEEEIRECVSKGYGHARFDVPEIAPLRQLDSSLHVLELWHGPTSAFKDMALQILPHLMTRAAAKTGEKSTIVILVATSGDTGKAALEGFRDVPGTKIIVFYPQEGVSRMQKLQMVTQEGSNVAVVAVQGNFDDAQTGVKSIFGDKQFNLELSRQNYSLSSANSINWGRLVPQIVYYFSAYLDLLARGCIKQDEKINFVVPTGNFGNILAAYYASQMGLPVNRLVCASNANNVLTDFIHTGIYNRDRDFKKTLSPSMDILISSNLERLLYHLCNRDPARVRGWMSDLNQKGVYNIDKDTRAGIDRMFWSAYSNDQETLETIRSVYQRYGYLVDTHTAVGLSVYQKYAAATGDVARTVVASTASPFKFNESVARAILGEEAVKGKDEFELLQALGETSGVAIPGGLRGLDQKPVLFKEAAAKGQMKAFVRKILSV; via the coding sequence ATGTTGTACGAAAGTACCAGGGGGGAGTTCAGAAAGGTTTCGTCCGCGGAAGCGATTAAGCTCGGCATAGCTCCGGACGGGGGCTTATTCGTCCCCAGTGAAATCAAAAAAATTTCCGCTAGTAAGCTGGCTGAAATGACCGGCTCAACCTATCAAGATAAAGCTGGCATTATATTAAAAGATTACTTGAGCGATTTCACGGAGGAAGAGATCAGAGAGTGCGTTTCTAAAGGCTATGGGCATGCCAGGTTCGACGTACCGGAAATTGCCCCGCTGCGCCAACTTGACAGTTCTCTTCATGTCCTGGAACTGTGGCACGGACCAACCAGCGCATTTAAAGACATGGCCCTGCAGATCCTGCCCCACTTGATGACCAGGGCTGCAGCCAAAACCGGGGAGAAGTCAACCATCGTCATCCTGGTCGCCACTTCCGGCGATACCGGGAAGGCCGCCCTGGAAGGTTTCAGGGACGTGCCGGGCACAAAAATCATTGTGTTCTACCCGCAAGAGGGCGTCAGCCGGATGCAAAAACTCCAGATGGTGACCCAGGAAGGCTCCAACGTGGCCGTGGTCGCCGTACAGGGAAATTTCGACGACGCCCAGACCGGAGTTAAAAGCATCTTCGGGGACAAACAGTTCAACCTGGAACTGAGCCGGCAAAACTACTCGCTCTCCTCGGCTAATTCCATCAACTGGGGCCGGCTGGTCCCCCAAATCGTCTATTATTTTTCTGCCTACCTGGATCTGTTGGCCAGGGGCTGCATTAAACAGGATGAGAAAATAAATTTTGTGGTGCCGACCGGCAACTTCGGCAACATTCTGGCAGCCTATTACGCAAGTCAAATGGGTTTGCCGGTCAATAGACTGGTCTGCGCCTCCAATGCCAACAATGTCCTCACCGACTTCATTCACACCGGCATTTACAACCGGGACAGAGACTTCAAAAAGACCCTTTCGCCCTCGATGGACATACTGATTTCCAGCAACCTGGAACGCCTGCTCTATCATCTTTGCAACCGTGACCCGGCCAGGGTCCGCGGCTGGATGTCCGACTTAAACCAAAAGGGAGTTTACAACATCGACAAAGATACCCGCGCCGGGATCGACCGTATGTTCTGGTCCGCCTACTCGAACGACCAGGAGACTCTGGAAACCATCCGCTCGGTTTACCAGCGTTACGGTTATCTCGTTGACACTCACACGGCGGTAGGCCTGTCAGTCTACCAGAAATACGCAGCTGCGACCGGCGACGTTGCCAGGACAGTCGTAGCTTCAACTGCCAGCCCGTTCAAGTTCAATGAAAGTGTAGCCAGGGCAATTCTGGGTGAGGAAGCTGTAAAGGGGAAAGATGAATTTGAGCTGCTGCAAGCACTCGGGGAAACTAGCGGGGTGGCTATCCCCGGCGGTCTGAGGGGCCTGGATCAAAAACCGGTGCTTTTTAAGGAAGCTGCAGCCAAAGGACAGATGAAGGCATTTGTACGAAAGATACTCAGTGTTTGA
- a CDS encoding restriction endonuclease: protein MNFKVRELIKLRGAKLFLGLRKRREGLHKSNPAKFYLKPKEDTRSALGRRLDMLVGLLVSGLVAFFLLVNITGQPANAAVFSLLLLVLEALLLKKALHLKERRRRLQKQLYLAGEKFSEDIVNMEPKSQFPLYVCDILTRLPGFQLRAKAKKEDPAGDNQGFDLEGTYKGVPLGVWCLHQVGGEVTPADVRAFAGALHLAGYNNGLLVTTGDFAPGVRRVVGEAARKGIKIKAVTRYGLAELARQAGCSVFQSTEAGPEVVPRTVPKKPSMVLAALQDSVFSSRKKAKGYFIYGLLLLAGYFLLKGTSALSLVYLFFAVLNLLLGAGSLYYGRSVEELDPLEGFNPEK, encoded by the coding sequence ATGAATTTCAAGGTCCGTGAGTTAATCAAACTGCGTGGCGCCAAATTGTTCCTTGGGCTCAGAAAAAGGCGTGAAGGCTTGCATAAAAGCAATCCGGCAAAGTTTTACCTGAAACCAAAGGAAGATACCAGGAGCGCTTTAGGCAGAAGGTTGGATATGCTTGTGGGGTTGCTGGTCAGCGGGCTGGTCGCTTTCTTCCTGCTGGTCAACATTACCGGGCAGCCTGCCAATGCTGCCGTCTTCTCCCTGCTGCTGCTGGTTTTAGAAGCTTTGCTGCTGAAAAAGGCGCTGCATTTAAAGGAACGCAGGCGCCGGCTCCAGAAGCAGCTCTACCTGGCAGGTGAAAAATTTTCTGAAGACATTGTTAATATGGAACCGAAAAGTCAGTTTCCTTTATACGTATGTGATATCCTGACCAGACTGCCTGGATTTCAGTTAAGGGCCAAAGCGAAAAAAGAGGATCCTGCCGGGGATAACCAGGGTTTTGACCTGGAAGGAACTTATAAAGGGGTCCCGTTGGGGGTTTGGTGCCTGCACCAGGTGGGAGGAGAAGTTACCCCGGCTGATGTAAGGGCGTTTGCCGGGGCGCTGCATCTGGCCGGTTACAACAATGGTCTCCTGGTGACAACCGGTGATTTTGCCCCAGGTGTCAGGCGTGTCGTAGGTGAAGCAGCCCGCAAGGGGATTAAGATCAAAGCAGTAACAAGGTACGGTTTGGCCGAATTGGCCCGGCAAGCCGGGTGCAGCGTCTTTCAAAGTACGGAAGCTGGGCCGGAGGTTGTCCCACGCACTGTCCCAAAGAAGCCGTCAATGGTGCTGGCTGCCCTCCAGGATTCAGTCTTCAGTTCCAGGAAAAAGGCTAAGGGTTATTTCATATATGGTTTACTCCTTCTAGCCGGCTATTTCCTTTTAAAAGGTACGAGCGCTCTCAGCCTGGTCTACCTCTTTTTTGCCGTACTCAACCTCCTTCTGGGAGCAGGAAGTCTCTACTATGGCAGAAGCGTGGAGGAACTGGACCCTTTGGAAGGTTTTAACCCGGAGAAATAG
- a CDS encoding helix-turn-helix domain-containing protein: MPLHNKIRYWRLQTGIWDLKEFAEIIGFSAWLVERWEEQKIQPTLEALCRVRERLLTYQPGITLDDLIDYMEPPEN, from the coding sequence ATGCCGCTGCATAACAAAATCAGGTACTGGAGGCTGCAAACAGGCATCTGGGACCTGAAAGAATTTGCCGAGATCATTGGTTTTTCTGCCTGGTTGGTGGAAAGGTGGGAAGAGCAGAAGATCCAGCCTACTCTGGAGGCCCTCTGCCGGGTCAGGGAGAGGCTGCTCACCTACCAACCTGGCATTACTCTTGACGACCTGATTGATTATATGGAGCCCCCTGAAAATTAA
- a CDS encoding PadR family transcriptional regulator: protein MVQILSNLEVILLYIVNEKPSYAYEINKAIDSRNIRMWVRVGLASIYQVLRRLEKKKLVYSQEEKEGKMPDRIRYYITESGKSALKEASKRLLSGIEWYYLDLNVGLEASDALTPREKAESLINRLNKVKSNIKRMKEIVAYDSDVRFKKKALIKNLIYMRESEEAYLQEVLRDMSIGIYDNVRDLKSGFLNGM from the coding sequence ATGGTGCAAATATTATCAAATTTAGAAGTGATACTGCTCTACATAGTAAATGAAAAACCTTCCTATGCCTATGAAATTAATAAGGCAATCGACTCCCGGAATATAAGGATGTGGGTTAGGGTCGGATTAGCCTCTATCTACCAGGTATTAAGGAGGTTAGAGAAAAAAAAGCTGGTCTATTCGCAAGAAGAAAAAGAAGGTAAAATGCCGGACAGAATAAGATACTATATTACAGAATCCGGTAAGTCGGCGCTAAAAGAGGCTTCAAAAAGGCTTCTGTCTGGTATAGAGTGGTATTACCTGGATCTGAACGTTGGTTTGGAAGCGTCTGATGCTCTAACACCTAGGGAGAAAGCCGAATCTTTAATAAATAGGCTAAACAAAGTAAAATCAAACATAAAAAGAATGAAAGAAATCGTTGCATATGACAGCGACGTGCGATTTAAGAAAAAAGCCCTTATCAAAAATTTAATTTATATGCGTGAATCAGAGGAGGCTTACTTGCAAGAAGTTTTAAGAGATATGTCAATAGGTATATATGATAATGTAAGAGACTTGAAAAGTGGCTTTCTTAATGGGATGTGA
- a CDS encoding AAA family ATPase: MTEKFFQFHGTDDYIASEELKNSVNIAIALGRPLLVKGEPGTGKTLLAKSAAESLGLKFIVWNIKSTTKAQEGLYMYDTVQRLYDSQFGDRDVSDIKQYIRLGKLGEAFTSDKQVVLLIDEIDKADLEFPNDLLWELDIMNFYIPETGETINAKNRPIVIITSNAEKELPDAFLRRCIFHYIDFPDKNMMARIIRVHHPDLEDRLIREATEAFYKLRNVSGLLKKPSTSELLDWVQALALGGIKPERLGLELPFLGVLLKKNEDFDKVMRQQHDWGRR; this comes from the coding sequence ATGACTGAAAAATTTTTTCAATTTCATGGCACAGATGACTATATAGCTTCGGAAGAATTGAAAAACAGTGTTAATATCGCTATTGCCCTGGGACGGCCACTTTTGGTCAAAGGTGAGCCCGGCACAGGCAAGACCTTGCTGGCAAAAAGTGCTGCTGAGAGCCTTGGTTTGAAGTTCATCGTTTGGAATATCAAGTCGACGACCAAGGCTCAGGAGGGGCTGTATATGTATGATACGGTGCAGCGTCTTTACGACAGCCAGTTCGGTGACCGGGACGTGTCCGATATCAAGCAATATATCAGGCTCGGCAAGCTTGGAGAGGCTTTTACCTCTGATAAGCAGGTAGTGCTATTAATTGACGAAATAGACAAGGCTGACCTTGAATTTCCCAACGACCTCCTATGGGAACTGGACATTATGAATTTCTATATCCCGGAAACCGGGGAAACCATCAATGCAAAAAACAGGCCTATTGTGATCATCACCAGCAACGCTGAAAAGGAACTGCCGGATGCTTTCCTGCGACGCTGCATCTTCCACTATATCGACTTTCCGGATAAGAACATGATGGCAAGAATTATTAGAGTGCATCATCCCGACCTGGAGGACCGTCTAATTCGGGAAGCGACGGAGGCGTTTTACAAATTACGTAACGTCAGCGGTCTTCTCAAAAAGCCAAGCACCAGTGAACTGTTAGACTGGGTACAAGCTCTGGCGTTGGGAGGGATCAAACCGGAGAGGCTAGGACTGGAGTTGCCCTTCCTCGGGGTGTTGCTTAAAAAGAACGAGGATTTCGATAAGGTAATGCGTCAACAGCACGATTGGGGCCGTAGGTAA
- a CDS encoding vWA domain-containing protein, which translates to MFINFFDQLKNEGVPVSLNEWLTLMEALAKGLSFSSLTGFYYLARAVLIKNEAHYDRYDLAFAKYFQGLETKEDVIEQALELLESLPDEQPAPGNRSPIARLDVGALRRELEISLKKEDNEQPGPKWAATLGMSPVGHAGFYPGGTRTEGTSLNYSAARVAVRRKYRDFREDSITGVRNFEVALRRLRQLSTKTEGPKDELDLNGTIDATCRNAGWLKLVWERPRRNKIKVILMMDSGGSMDRHMRICTRLFKAAHSATHFKDIKFYYFHNCVYENVYTAPAIDDKDAVQTEKILRTLNSDYRLIIVGDACMAPVEFTDPGGATFAYVEGIKNEPGQTWLKRLFRRFPRSVWINPYPASSWETIHGAETISLIRKIFPMFELTPKGLELAIKKIKR; encoded by the coding sequence TTGTTTATCAATTTTTTCGACCAGCTAAAAAATGAAGGAGTCCCCGTTTCTTTAAATGAATGGTTGACCTTGATGGAAGCGCTGGCCAAGGGCCTTTCTTTCTCCAGTCTGACCGGTTTTTACTACCTGGCGCGGGCGGTGCTAATAAAGAACGAGGCGCATTACGATCGCTATGACCTGGCTTTTGCCAAGTATTTTCAAGGGTTAGAAACCAAAGAGGATGTTATCGAACAAGCTTTGGAATTGCTTGAATCCCTGCCAGACGAGCAACCGGCTCCCGGGAATCGCTCTCCAATAGCACGCTTGGACGTGGGAGCGCTGCGACGGGAGTTGGAGATTAGTTTAAAAAAAGAAGATAATGAACAACCGGGTCCGAAATGGGCAGCCACACTCGGCATGTCACCAGTAGGCCATGCCGGTTTTTACCCTGGAGGTACAAGAACGGAGGGCACATCATTAAACTATTCAGCCGCAAGGGTGGCTGTGAGACGTAAATACCGGGATTTCCGGGAAGATAGTATCACCGGTGTACGCAATTTTGAGGTAGCGCTGCGCAGGTTGCGGCAGTTAAGTACCAAGACTGAGGGACCAAAGGACGAACTTGACCTGAACGGCACCATAGATGCCACCTGCAGAAATGCCGGGTGGTTAAAACTGGTATGGGAACGCCCGCGTCGCAATAAGATTAAGGTAATTCTCATGATGGACTCGGGAGGCTCGATGGATAGACATATGCGGATTTGCACCCGTCTTTTTAAAGCAGCCCATAGCGCTACTCACTTCAAGGATATAAAGTTTTATTACTTTCATAACTGCGTCTATGAAAACGTATACACCGCACCTGCAATAGACGATAAGGACGCTGTACAAACGGAAAAAATATTACGTACTCTGAACTCTGATTACCGTTTGATTATTGTCGGTGACGCCTGTATGGCGCCGGTAGAGTTCACTGATCCTGGCGGCGCCACCTTTGCCTACGTTGAGGGTATTAAAAATGAACCGGGACAAACCTGGTTGAAGCGCCTGTTCAGACGCTTTCCACGCTCGGTCTGGATAAACCCATACCCAGCCTCTTCATGGGAAACAATACACGGCGCGGAGACAATTTCTCTCATCAGGAAAATCTTTCCTATGTTTGAACTTACCCCTAAAGGGCTGGAGCTGGCGATAAAAAAAATTAAAAGGTAA
- a CDS encoding LysR family transcriptional regulator, protein MELHQLEYVLAVAKYNGFTRAAEEIKTSQSSLSQQISKLENELGVSLFARTTRSVQLTPAGKEFITHARQIMSTINEAQRCISEYASFEKGHLLLGIIPIIGHYRIPNLMASFKKNFPRVTLSLLEDQDDELYGMLRSSKIDAAFVHHAVTDSRLKLYPIVTDQMVVVTSEHHPFAGCKSVALKNLKYENIILPPPSSGHHIDFCNACRSAGFEPNILITCSSVKTILGFVREELGIAVLSSDVAAMDWERGIRTISLTPIIKQNLYLTTLNNANLPPALKVFIKFTLQWIDSHNC, encoded by the coding sequence ATGGAATTACATCAGTTGGAATATGTATTGGCTGTAGCAAAATACAATGGCTTTACACGTGCTGCAGAAGAGATTAAGACATCTCAGTCCTCGCTTTCCCAGCAGATTAGTAAGTTAGAGAACGAATTAGGCGTTAGTTTATTCGCGAGAACAACCCGTTCTGTGCAACTTACCCCGGCAGGAAAAGAGTTTATCACTCACGCCAGGCAAATAATGTCGACAATAAATGAAGCCCAGCGTTGTATAAGTGAATATGCTTCTTTTGAAAAAGGGCATCTTTTACTTGGAATCATCCCCATAATTGGCCATTACCGCATCCCGAACCTGATGGCGTCTTTTAAAAAAAATTTTCCCAGAGTAACACTGAGTCTTCTGGAAGATCAGGATGACGAACTATATGGTATGTTACGTTCCTCCAAAATTGATGCAGCTTTTGTTCATCATGCCGTGACGGATTCCCGGCTCAAATTATATCCCATAGTAACCGACCAAATGGTTGTTGTAACTAGCGAACACCATCCTTTTGCTGGCTGTAAATCAGTAGCCTTAAAAAATTTAAAATATGAAAATATTATTCTGCCTCCTCCCTCGTCCGGACACCATATTGATTTTTGTAACGCCTGCCGGTCTGCAGGCTTTGAACCAAATATACTAATTACCTGCTCTTCCGTAAAAACAATCTTAGGTTTTGTCCGTGAGGAACTTGGAATTGCAGTACTATCATCTGATGTTGCAGCCATGGATTGGGAGCGCGGTATAAGAACCATATCACTAACGCCAATAATCAAACAAAATCTTTATTTAACGACACTAAATAATGCTAATTTACCTCCAGCGCTTAAAGTATTTATAAAGTTTACCTTACAATGGATTGATTCACATAATTGCTAG